Proteins co-encoded in one Nicotiana sylvestris chromosome 7, ASM39365v2, whole genome shotgun sequence genomic window:
- the LOC138873766 gene encoding uncharacterized protein has protein sequence MPHSTQPISSTPKSDEKDMLIKNLAEELKKLTSQIQGVEGSKGIEGLNCENLCIQPDVELPEGYKPPKFKIFDGIGYPRVHLRTYCDKLVGVRKDERIRMKLFMRSLKRDALSGYISQDPNKWSSWVSMASNFMDRFRFNTENVPDMFYIKNLKKKPTETFREYATRWRSEATKVKPALEEEQMNKFFVWAQDPQYYERLMMIESHNFSDIIKLGERIEKGIKSGMVTNFKALQATNKAL, from the coding sequence atgccacactccacccaacctatctcaagcacacctaagtctgatgaaaaggatatgCTTATCAAAAacttggctgaggaacttaagaaattgactagccagaTTCAGGgtgttgagggaagcaaaggaatcgaggggctgaactgtgaaaatctttgcatacaacccgatgtcgaactgcccgaggggtacaaacctccgaagttcaaAATATTTGATGGTATAGGgtatccaagggtccatttgagaacatactgtgacaagctagTTGGTGTAAGGAAAgatgagagaatccgcatgaagttgttcatgaggagtctaaAAAGAGATGCATTGTCcgggtacatcagccaagatccaaataagtggtcaagctgggtaagcatggcgtccaactttatggacaggttccggtttaacacagagaatgtgCCAGATATGTTCTATATtaagaatctaaagaagaagcctacagaaacgtttcgtgagtatgctacgcgctggaggtccgaagctactaaggtcaaacctgccttagaggaagaacagatgaacaaattctttgtctggGCTCAGGACCCCCAGTATTATGAACGATTGATGATGATCGAGAGCCACAatttctccgacattatcaaactgggtgaaaggattgaaaagggtatcaaaagcggaatggttacaaacttcaaggccttacaagctacaaataaggccttatag